A portion of the Kazachstania africana CBS 2517 chromosome 2, complete genome genome contains these proteins:
- the RPO26 gene encoding DNA-directed RNA polymerase core subunit RPO26 (similar to Saccharomyces cerevisiae RPO26 (YPR187W); ancestral locus Anc_7.544) codes for MSDYEEAFNEGNEHFEDFEVEHFSDEENFDDNEAINNNNNNNNNENNNATVDGGLKDENGNTIITSGFNDEYQSTRKKTLKEKAIAKEDRTTTPYMTKYERARILGTRALQISMNAPVFVDLEGETDPLRIAMKELAEKKIPLVIRRYLPDGSFEDWSVEELIVDL; via the exons ATGTCTGACTACGAAGAAGC TTTCAATGAAGGTAATGaacattttgaagattttgaagtgGAGCActtttctgatgaagagaaTTTTGATGACAATGAAGCcataaataataacaacaataataataataatgaaaataataatgccACAGTGGATGGTGGCttaaaagatgaaaatgggAATACAATCATTACAAGTGGATTCAACGACGAATACCAATCTACTAGAAAGAAgactttgaaagaaaaagctaTTGCCAAAGAAGACAGAACCACCACACCATACATGACAAAATATGAAAGAGCAAGAATCCTAGGTACTAGAGCTCTACAGATTTCTATGAACGCACCTGTTTTTGTAGATTTAGAAGGCGAAACAGATCCTCTAAGGATTGCCATGAAAGAATTagctgaaaagaaaatcccACTAGTCATCAGAAGATATTTACCAGATGGttcttttgaagattggagtgttgaagaattaattGTTGATTTATGA
- the RPC82 gene encoding DNA-directed RNA polymerase III subunit C82 (similar to Saccharomyces cerevisiae RPC82 (YPR190C); ancestral locus Anc_7.547), producing the protein MDAILSSSSNNTNDAQNGGERPNDTASAAVKQDPVDIMNVSSIEQRTLNPERFLYIELVKSHMGQKAAQIIDVLIGLGRLSARQICEKLSSTSFDVKTVKTTLVSLIQLRCVRYLEETALNGKKTTYYYYNEDGLSLLLYSGLIIEEINQLFPSDGTENISASHIVQNILTFGSITLDSYLQNSDSDTSKHHTASIFVKLCETGFLIPISKLQYTPINEIWNILYQKNYNLIPRNSTLSELKKKTEAKSKTKSEFSNILNSINDLSKIIIIDPETSLKTVIGNIPLTFNLERFLKSRRSKQLAQFAKSRIGKTSSIIYKTALRMTEQVSPPLINPLTYTDLLQDQDETAAMFTDLELLEEKTPGLSFNAIDIAKYLPSDVDLRGSLVSKKTGKRANNVNNNANPSKKMKTEDGFAIPALPKHLLDAAEEIGDGDDHDLDDDYDDDDPHSVGLINSHLKLLVSSGLKFLKETKPGVYYVPYSSLMPSLRSSVYDYIIASTLGQSAMRIRRCICANKLVSEKVINSTALMKEKDIRAAISSLIRYNVVEIQEVPRTVDRSAARAVFLFRSKESHSYMFIKQNLAWNMGNLLFKKEKLNEENSTLLTKANRDDVKGREAELLLASELNQLKMVNERQLTSFTRLTRLISLWEAFKYNN; encoded by the coding sequence ATGGATGCTATACTATCTTCGAGTTCCAATAACACAAATGATGCACAAAATGGTGGTGAAAGGCCAAATGATACGGCTTCTGCCGCAGTGAAACAAGATCCTGTAGATATCATGAACGtatcttcaattgaacAGAGAACTTTGAATCCTGAACGGTTTTTGTATATAGAGTTAGTAAAATCACACATGGGTCAGAAAGCTGCtcaaattattgatgtGTTGATAGGATTAGGCAGATTGAGTGCTCGTCAAATTTGTGAAAAATTATCCTCTACCTCCTTCGATGTGAAAACTGTGAAGACTACATTAGTTTCTTTGATCCAGTTACGTTGTGTCAGATACCTGGAAGAGACAGCTTTAAATGGGAAGAAGACAAcctattattattataacGAAGACGGTTTATCACTTTTACTCTATTCTGGTTTAATaatagaagaaatcaatcaaCTATTCCCTTCAGATGGAACAGAAAATATATCTGCATCACATATAGTGCAGAACATCCTAACTTTTGGTTCAATCACCTTAGATAGTTACTTACAAAATTCAGATTCAGATACTTCGAAGCATCACACTGCAAGTATCTTCGTTAAACTTTGTGAAACTGGCTTCTTGAtaccaatttcaaaattgcaATACACTCCTATCAATGAAATAtggaatattttatatcaaaaaaacTATAATCTAATTCCAAGAAATTCTACATTATCTgaattaaagaagaaaactgAGGCCAAATCAAAAACTAAAAgtgaattttcaaatattttgaattctatcaatgatttatcaaagataataattatTGATCCAGAAACGTCTTTGAAAACGGTCATTGGAAATATCCCATTAACTTTTAACCTAGAAAGATTTCTAAAATCAAGAAGATCAAAACAGCTTGCACAATTTGCCAAATcaagaattggaaaaacaTCATCTATCATTTATAAAACTGCATTGAGAATGACTGAACAAGTCTCTCCACCTTTGATAAACCCATTAACTTACACAGACCTACTACAAGATCAGGATGAAACTGCTGCTATGTTCACTGATCTTgaattattggaagaaaaGACACCAGGGttatctttcaatgctATTGATATTGCAAAGTATCTACCTTCTGATGTAGATCTAAGAGGAAGCTTAGTTTCCAAAAAGACTGGTAAAAGGGCAAATAATGTCAATAACAATGCAAACCCaagtaaaaaaatgaaaacagAAGATGGTTTTGCAATCCCTGCATTACCTAAACATTTGTTAGATGCTGCTGAAGAAATAGGAGATGGTGATGACCATGATTTGGACGATGATTATGACGACGATGACCCTCATTCCGTTGGTTTAATTAATAGTCATTTAAAACTTTTGGTATCTTCTGGCCtgaaattcttgaaagaaacaaaGCCAGGTGTTTATTACGTCCCATACAGTTCATTGATGCCATCATTAAGATCATCAGTTTATGACTATATTATTGCATCAACACTCGGACAATCAGCAATGCGTATACGTCGTTGCATCTGTGCTAATAAGCTTGTTTCTGAAAAAGTCATCAATTCAACTGCATTGATGAAGGAAAAAGATATCAGAGCTGCTATATCATCTTTAATTAGATATAACGTGGTTGAAATCCAAGAAGTGCCAAGAACCGTAGACAGATCTGCTGCAAGGGCTGTATTTTTATTCAGATCAAAAGAAAGTCATTCTTACATGTTTATAAAACAAAATCTAGCTTGGAATATGGGTAACTTActcttcaaaaaagaaaaattaaatgaagagAACTCTACTTTATTGACAAAAGCAAATAGAGATGATGTCAAAGGCAGAGAAGctgaattattattggCAAGCGAGTTAAATCAACTAAAAATGGTTAATGAACGTCAGTTAACATCTTTCACTCGTCTTACCAGATTGATATCCCTCTGGGAAGCCTTTAAGTACAATAACTAG
- the MLC2 gene encoding Mlc2p (similar to Saccharomyces cerevisiae MLC2 (YPR188C); ancestral locus Anc_7.545) has product MERNTSVTFNQLTQNFIQKLKDAFQMIDDDGDGYISEGDLKKILQSIGRNPAEDELNAMLSRPNGKRGVNGISFPEYLSLMADLTGEFPEEEELIECFNIVSDENKTILVKDLVESLKEAGFENPEVEFAKILKNHSSNQQSSGKKVFKSNQFLDTIIDQ; this is encoded by the coding sequence ATGGAGAGGAATACGTCAGTGACGTTTAACCAATTGACGCAGAATTTTATTCAGAAGCTGAAGGATGCATTTCAAATgattgatgatgatggtgaCGGTTATATAAGTGAGGGCGatctgaagaagattttaCAGAGCATAGGTAGGAATCCAGCGGAAGATGAACTAAATGCTATGTTGAGTAGGCCTAATGGTAAGAGAGGAGTGAATGGTATTTCGTTTCCCGAATATCTTTCCTTAATGGCAGACCTTACAGGAGAATTTCCAGAGGAAGAGGAATTGATCGAGTGCTTCAATATTGTCTCGGATGAAAACAAGACTATATTAGTGAAGGACCTAGTAGAAAGTCTGAAAGAAGCAGGATTTGAGAATCCAGAAGTTGAATTTGccaagattttgaaaaatcataGTTCTAATCAACAATCCTCTGGGAAAAAAGTCTTCAAAAGTAATCAATTTTTAGATACAATAATTGATCAATAA
- the ATG13 gene encoding serine/threonine protein kinase regulatory subunit ATG13 (similar to Saccharomyces cerevisiae ATG13 (YPR185W); ancestral locus Anc_7.542), producing the protein MPTSSSDCDILKIIDNFFLKSTLLICSSVSSNVLQDSPKISDEWFRSDESSTYFLPDLINNWLHFDGGKVLAPLVVETFLDLRGLPASYIVRLKDNDENLWNVCKGSKKTEIMLERWLIELDNSSTTFQSCQVEDDEEHNIQRQLVLLLRYIYTLIHILPVHELCASINAQLNSQTNISRPMPSVGTRIVDGSKPILSKGRIGLSKPIINSYSNVLNESNIPSHLDQKKITPVWTEYGLLRVSISYRKDCKFEIEDTESNTIISAPTNRKSISLSPKARPNLGFSSTESNHQFLQKHPMSISRQAQPFKIGSVNSVLQSTSQVPSRNPSTSSVLGTLYPRKSSISSNYGPMTKPSVEGTSVDSNSSRFLTSYGTLRRQSSINRMNDNKSNIKSNQLLEESNDDLLNFVKLIDEKPEITFKRDRDASNNTNSLNNEMISNSILKFQNLKPSNDLLSEDLSQSVTLDTSKHGISQTQAIPIVNSTQKRRSRSRSQSHSHSPTISFSSPPLYPSINSKLYANEQTTVEASNSGSSSRRNSTERSAMHFMPPILAGQTYSYTVNNHNGAEDIIHENEEHEAKLAEENSDLDESLANFQSSSWKASPRSFENISRSFPANKIQPYGQSYNYSKPTAMSIPAHAELHKPSVQSTDLLIDEANKSTSPVDDDNSQKNRKDQRESDDDELVFFMSNMSLSK; encoded by the coding sequence ATGCCTACTAGTTCGAGTGATTGTGatattctaaaaataattgacaatttctttcttaaatcCACTTTATTAATTTGCTCTTCTGTATCTTCAAACGTATTGCAGGATTCACCAAAGATTAGCGATGAATGGTTTAGGTCAGATGAGTCATCAACTTACTTTCTTCcagatttgataaataaCTGGCTACATTTCGATGGAGGCAAAGTCTTAGCCCCATTGGTCGTGGAAACATTCCTCGATTTACGAGGACTACCTGCTAGTTACATAGTGCGACTaaaagataatgatgaaaatttatggAACGTCTGCAAGGGGAGTAAGAAAACAGAAATAATGTTAGAACGTTGGTTAATAGAGCTAGATAACTCATCGACAACTTTTCAGTCATGCCaagttgaagatgatgaggaaCATAATATACAGCGACAATTGGTGCTCTTACTACGTTACATCTATACACttattcatattcttcCAGTGCATGAGCTTTGCGCCTCTATTAATGCTCAGCTCAACTCACAAACAAACATTTCTAGACCAATGCCTAGTGTGGGAACTAGAATAGTGGATGGCTCTAAACCAATCCTTTCGAAAGGGAGAATTGGTCTCAGCAAACCAATAATAAACTCCTATTCAAACGTACTTAACGAATCAAACATACCTTCTCATTTAGACCAAAAGAAGATAACTCCAGTCTGGACTGAATACGGTCTTTTAAGGGTGTCAATATCCTATAGAAAAGattgtaaatttgaaattgaagacaCAGAAAGTAATACAATAATTTCTGCTCCTACTAATAGAAAATCGATTTCACTTTCTCCAAAAGCACGACCTAATTTAGGATTTTCATCCACTGAAAGTAACCATCAATTCCTGCAGAAACATCCAATGTCAATATCGAGACAAGCTCAGCCATTTAAGATTGGTTCTGTCAATAGTGTCTTACAAAGTACCAGTCAAGTTCCAAGCCGTAATCCATCAACATCATCCGTCCTTGGGACTTTATATCCCAGAAAGTCAAGCATATCATCGAATTATGGTCCAATGACTAAGCCATCAGTAGAAGGTACGAGTGTAGATAGTAATAGCTCAAGATTTTTAACTTCGTATGGTACTTTGCGCAGACAGTCAAGCATCAATAGAATGAACGATAATAAGTCCAATATCAAAAGCAATcaattattagaagaatcaaatgatgaccttttaaattttgtgaAACTAATAGATGAAAAACCAGAAATTACATTCAAGAGAGATAGAGATGCAagtaataatactaatagcttgaataatgaaatgattTCGAATTCAATTCtcaagtttcaaaatttgaaaccCAGTAATGATTTGCTGAGCGAAGATTTGTCCCAAAGTGTTACATTAGATACATCAAAGCATGGCATATCCCAAACTCAAGCTATTCCAATTGTCAATTCGACACAAAAGCGTAGATCGCGCTCTCGTTCTCAATCGCATTCGCATTCTCCCactatttcattttcttcccCACCCTTATATCCTTCTATTAATTCAAAGCTGTATGCCAACGAACAAACTACAGTGGAAGCCTCCAACAGTGGATCCAGTAGTAGAAGAAATTCAACTGAAAGGTCAGCTATGCACTTCATGCCTCCCATCCTGGCTGGCCAAACATACTCTTATACAGTGAACAACCATAATGGCGCAGAAGACATTATacatgaaaatgaagaacaTGAGGCTAAATTAGCAGAGGAAAACAGTGACTTAGATGAATCATTAGCTAATTTTCAATCATCTTCATGGAAAGCCTCGCCAAgatcttttgaaaacaTATCGAGGTCTTTCCCTGCTAATAAGATTCAACCTTATGGACAATCTTACAATTATTCAAAACCCACGGCAATGTCGATTCCGGCGCATGCTGAATTGCATAAACCTAGTGTACAATCTACTGATCTATTAATTGACGAAGCTAACAAGAGTACGAGCCCtgttgatgatgataatagtCAAAAGAATCGTAAGGATCAAAGAGAAAGCGATGATGATGAGCTAGTATTTTTCATGAGTAATATGAGCCTATCAAAGTGA
- the PZF1 gene encoding Pzf1p (similar to Saccharomyces cerevisiae PZF1 (YPR186C); ancestral locus Anc_7.543), with translation MSSDEEYIYESDHDSGHELKNELNSWEVPIRTTVPSASSLTPRRSRSSSVGSTSTTSSSRPKNYLCDYDGCAKAFTRPSLLTEHQQTIHHGIKSFKCNECTKSFARKTHLERHLISHLNDKDKPFHCKYCNKGTTTRQQLKRHEITHTKSFHCPYKDCDESFHKHPQLRSHILSLHEKKLACKHCGKHFQRPYRLNSHIQKHHNPNVENPYSCSFSGCLQSFRTWTQLTLHIKNDHPKLQCPVCQKFVVGESGLQMHMKIHDDSLVSRNWKCKHCVDGSFQKKSDLISHFSDVHPGLDLPVELTYHPAITLPELKEAKEDYIDDFSDRLNEGNTHLEEIEQEIKLNKFLNENSSMKLLLNTVGRKLTCPFNKCYRTFKTQERYDLHIEKHKIHQLKLKLLEEKKEAREEVQKEVTE, from the coding sequence ATGTCCtcagatgaagaatataTCTATGAAAGTGATCATGATAGTGGACACGAGTTAAAGAATGAGTTGAATTCGTGGGAAGTACCAATTAGAACTACCGTGCCATCGGCATCCTCGTTGACACCAAGACGTTCACGGTCTTCTTCAGTAGGTAGCACAAGCACTACCTCTAGCAGCAGGCCCAAAAACTATCTATGTGATTACGATGGTTGCGCTAAAGCATTTACGAGGCCTTCGTTACTGACGGAACATCAACAAACCATCCATCATGGAAttaaatcattcaaatgtAACGAATGTACAAAATCATTTGCAAGGAAAACGCATTTAGAAAGACACTTAATTTCACATTTAAATGACAAGGATAAACCATTTCATTGTAAATATTGTAATAAAGGCACTACAACAAGGCAGCAGTTGAAAAGACATGAAATCACACATACCAAATCCTTTCACTGCCCTTACAAAGATTGTGATGAAAGCTTCCACAAACACCCACAGTTAAGATCACATATTTTATCACTGCATGAGAAAAAACTGGCTTGTAAGCATTGTGGGAAACATTTCCAGCGACCTTACAGGTTGAATAGTCATATACAAAAGCATCATAATCCAAACGTTGAGAACCCATATTCTTGTTCATTTTCTGGCTGTCTACAAAGTTTTAGAACATGGACTCAATTGACCTTACATATTAAGAATGATCATCCAAAATTACAATGTCCCGTTTGCCAAAAATTTGTAGTTGGTGAAAGTGGTCTACAAATGCATATGAAAATCCATGACGATTCGTTAGTTTCCAGAAATTGGAAGTGCAAACATTGCGTTGACGgctcttttcaaaaaaagtCTGATTTAATATCCCACTTCTCTGACGTGCATCCCGGTTTGGATTTACCTGTAGAGCTAACTTATCATCCCGCTATAACTCTACCTGAATTGAAAGAGGCCAAAGAAGATtatattgatgatttttcCGATCGTCTTAATGAAGGAAATACTCATTTGGAAGAAATCgaacaagaaattaaaCTGAACaagtttttgaatgaaaattcttCCATGAAACTTTTGCTAAATACAGTCGGAAGAAAACTTACATGTCCATTTAATAAATGCTATAGAACATTCAAAACACAAGAGCGTTACGATCttcatattgaaaaacataAAATTCATCAGCTGAAGCtgaaattattggaagaaaagaaagaagctCGGGAGGAAGTTCAGAAGGAAGTCacagaataa
- the SKI3 gene encoding SKI complex subunit tetratricopeptide repeat protein SKI3 (similar to Saccharomyces cerevisiae SKI3 (YPR189W); ancestral locus Anc_7.546): MADVKQLLKEAKQELARADYEEAISISKEVLKLDKNNYFAYVFLGKSYASLTENDINHNLTNAVNNYKSATQLVPENLLAWKGLFLLFQNHETRKHILPDIVSFDDFFLLCSTYMEVLLELQESQVDLINLIKNMKLHFTGNDDFSESYYKSFRTGTLLYELMGRHLFKDPGQPLQELIKILSAKETLQVSKILSQERLKLSTNDPNYQIKVNSLAWKIYKDSILDDLYNQLVNLIDDDAERKALEGMWLEYRIKVLKSMPTDIKLQYFDKIRTMVDEMVLIDHDSLIAWKYYFDWSDFSDLDSMDPMIVIKFFQRFPNEPLAILLYAWINSNFSSYNVKALDIKLDEADSRNTDFEEDEDEEELKELMQNDRDDEDQSKDKGWLSEEDILTTLIENIGQTKNSTLAYRIISRYYILNKEYEAASKYIKAGISLISYNIRDLGTNLINSKKELTIDLATCYTYVESPKNHKPALSLFDKILSEDPTNINAKIGKGIIAIEREDWNGAYTLITNIIEQEPSTSSNLEILSQLAWCKGHIGELDESVELFTTIVNKIEGTDLRTLEFKSKTLWRQAKVYISKYYEDKDDINIKIAFKLLVQVIKYCSDTYAEAYSLLGDIYAKFYNDRGRAFKCYYKAFELDSGDIAAAEYICTIYTDCGNWATASQIAERLIKSENAKTELRKANWPYRVMGISFLEDQNETDSIEWFQSALRVDPNDIESWVGLGQAYFACGRVEASIKVFEKAVELSPDHNYAKYFNSVALAQMDEFERAIDILRHVLKDEPEKEVFKMELATQIVDYSFDLYNQGYLMKAIAIISEAIDLIKELVIDLDCVIQNVWITLSKVLYLYLLVESKIDTLPVESLVAIFSAFVLPEETEEINNIDGVTLDKLLSSESTDNISIACDFLILASKYAIASHADNFQTLPGTLRSSIWYNLGISELMAYCTIKELRYKDAAIMSFKKSIKYQSNSPEAWIGFGIATMELNYHVAQHCFIKAMVLSPKDVEIWFNLALLALQNNDTVLAGEIMSRAQSMAPQNSSPWLGMALLYEKEGKSTESANMFGHSYILANGRSKIVQLLYASSVLKNRIGGGNEERDLTATEELNTIAFGLEQYFKKNPNDPFALQCALLVLERLHNFKVAEKLANRLTENLEKRFEKTQNDEELFNFAIVKSQLARIQLGSGDYENAVENANLSQGLLTDYQENGLHSKKVLKGILSNYICLGLSFFYLGNFDETLVNFQQLLNLSKDSKSLIMLISKVLYEVGDEAKEIAMQELTDYALQYGSDLFITLTIVAMTILENDGDSMRHVLDELKSIGPSHIIADKHKEVQQLIEEIQKRLKITSDKTLTQRAAFLFPNNSNSWNHLDEKIKQKLSTDGQNKITAEQLSNSYCKLKDVRSIQKSLFLTPWNKNAISALNGCF, encoded by the coding sequence ATGGCCGACGTCAAGCAGTTGCTAAAGGAGGCTAAACAAGAATTGGCAAGAGCCGACTATGAAGAAGCCATTTCTATTTCGAAAGAAGTCTTGAAGCTGGATAAGAATAACTATTTTGCATATGTGTTTCTGGGAAAATCCTATGCTTCTTTGacagaaaatgatattaatcATAACCTAACGAATGCAGTGAACAATTATAAGTCAGCGACACAGTTGGTTCCAGAGAACCTTCTGGCATGGAAAGGCCTGTTTCTtctgtttcaaaatcatgAGACTAGGAAACATATTCTTCCGGATATCGTGTCATTTGATGACTTTTTCCTACTGTGTAGTACGTACATGGAGGTGTTGCTTGAGCTCCAGGAGTCTCAGGTCGATCTCATAAACTTGATAAAGAACATGAAGCTACATTTCACAGGCAATGATGACTTTTCAGAATCTTATTATAAATCTTTCCGAACTGGTACATTACTGTATGAACTGATGGGTAGGCATTTATTCAAAGACCCAGGTCAACCCTTACAAGAGTTAATCAAGATTCTAAGTGCAAAAGAGACATTGCAAGTATCTAAAATTTTAAGTCAAGAAAGATTGAAGCTGAGTACCAATGAtccaaattatcaaatcaaagTAAATTCATTAGCATGGAAAATCTACAAGGACTCTATATTAGATGATCTTTATAATCAGTTAGTGAACTTGATCGATGATGATGCCGAAAGAAAAGCCCTAGAGGGAATGTGGCTTGAATATAGAATAAAAGTATTGAAATCAATGCCAACCGATATCAAATTGCAGTATTTTGACAAAATAAGGACAATGGTTGATGAAATGGTTCTGATTGATCACGACTCTTTGATTGCATGGAAATATTATTTCGATTGGTCTGATTTCAGTGATCTAGACTCGATGGATCCTATGAttgtaataaaatttttccagCGATTTCCTAATGAACCTTTGGCCATTTTACTGTATGCCTGGATTAactctaatttttcaagttatAATGTAAAAGCACTAGATATTAAACTTGATGAAGCAGATTCAAGGAAtactgattttgaagaagatgaagatgaagaagagctTAAGGAACTGATGCAAAATGATAGGGATGATGAAGACCAATCAAAAGATAAGGGTTGGTTATCTGAGGAAGATATATTGACGACTTTGATAGAAAATATCGGCCAGACTAAAAACAGTACCTTAGCTTATCGTATCATATCTCGATACTATATTCTAAATAAAGAATATGAGGCTGCttccaaatatatcaaagCTGGTATATCACTTATCTCATATAATATTAGAGATCTTGgtacaaatttgataaacaGTAAGAAAGAGCTGACGATCGATTTAGCCACGTGTTACACTTATGTCGAATCTCCAAAGAATCATAAGCCTGCTTTATCTTTGtttgataaaatcttgTCCGAGGATCCAACAAATATTAATGCAAAAATAGGTAAAGGTATTATTGCCATTGAAAGGGAGGATTGGAACGGCGCTTATACGTTAATAACTAATATCATTGAACAAGAACcttcaacttcatcaaatttagaaattcTTTCACAGTTGGCATGGTGTAAAGGGCACATTGGTGAGTTAGATGAGTCAGTCGAGTTATTTACAACAATTGTGAACAAAATTGAAGGGACTGATTTACGTACATTGGAATTTAAATCGAAGACCCTGTGGAGACAAGCCAAAGTTTATATTTCGAAATACTACGAGGATAAAGATGATatcaatataaaaattgCGTTCAAGTTACTGGTTCAAGTTATTAAATATTGTTCGGACACCTATGCAGAAGCTTACTCATTATTGGGTGATATCTATGCAAAGTTTTACAATGACAGAGGAAGAGCTTTTAAGTGTTACTATAAGGCCTTTGAGCTAGATTCTGGTGATATAGCTGCAGCAGAATATATCTGTACCATCTATACTGACTGTGGTAACTGGGCAACAGCTTCCCAGATTGCGGAAAGATTGATCAAATCGGAAAATGCCAAAACCGAATTGCGCAAGGCTAACTGGCCATACAGAGTTATGGGGATTTCATTTTTAGAGGACCAGAATGAAACTGATTCGATCGAATGGTTCCAGTCTGCATTACGTGTTGATCCAAATGATATAGAATCGTGGGTTGGTTTAGGTCAGGCCTATTTTGCATGTGGGCGTGTTGAAGCCTCTAtcaaagtttttgaaaaagctgTCGAGCTGTCTCCTGACCATAACTACgctaaatatttcaattccGTAGCGCTTGCTCAAATGGATGAGTTCGAAAGAGCAATCGATATACTAAGACATGTCTTGAAGGACGAGCCGGAAAAGGAGGTATTTAAGATGGAATTGGCGACTCAAATAGTTGattattcttttgatttataCAATCAGGGTTATCTCATGAAAGCAATAGCAATCATTAGCGAAGCCATCGATCTGATCAAGGAATTAGTCATAGATTTGGACTGTGTCATTCAGAATGTATGGATTACACTGTCCAAAGTGCTTTATCTTTATCTATTGGTAGAATCAAAAATCGATACACTACCAGTCGAATCATTGGTAGCCATTTTTTCTGCATTTGTTTTACCTGAGGAAACTGAggaaataaataatattgatggTGTCACCCTTGATAAGTTGCTGTCTTCCGAAAGTACGGACAATATATCTATTGCATGCGACTTTCTGATATTGGCCTCCAAATATGCAATTGCATCCCATGCAGACAACTTTCAGACTTTACCAGGTACGCTTAGATCATCTATATGGTATAATCTTGGTATTTCGGAACTGATGGCTTACTGCACTATCAAGGAATTACGCTATAAAGATGCTGCAATTATgtcttttaaaaaatctatCAAATATCAATCTAATAGTCCAGAAGCTTGGATTGGGTTCGGTATAGCCACAATGGAACTGAATTATCATGTTGCCCAACATTGTTTTATTAAAGCAATGGTTTTATCACCAAAGGATGTCGAAATCTGGTTTAATCTAGCATTACTCGCTCTGCAAAATAACGATACTGTATTGGCTGGTGAAATAATGTCGAGAGCCCAAAGCATGGCCCCACAGAACTCCTCACCATGGCTGGGTATGGCATTGTTATATGAAAAGGAGGGTAAATCTACTGAAAGTGCAAACATGTTTGGGCATTCGTATATTTTGGCCAATGGTAGATCTAAGATTGTACAGCTCTTATATGCAAGTAGCGTTTTAAAAAACAGAATAGGGGGTGgtaatgaagaaagagacCTCACTGCTACTGAAGAACTGAATACTATTGCTTTTGGTCTGGAGCagtatttcaaaaaaaatccgAATGATCCATTCGCATTACAATGTGCTTTGTTGGTGTTGGAAAGACTTCACAACTTCAAGGTTGCTGAAAAGCTTGCTAACAGATTGACTGAGAACCTTGAGAAGAGATTCGAAAAAACTCAAAATGATGAGGAATTGTTTAATTTTGCCATTGTCAAATCTCAATTGGCAAGAATTCAATTAGGTTCCGGTGATTACGAAAATGCCGTAGAAAATGCAAATTTATCGCAGGGTTTATTGACAGATTACCAGGAAAATGGTTTGCATAGCAAGAAAGTGCTGAAGGGAATTTTATCCAACTATATTTGTCTGGGATTATCGTTTTTCTATCTTGGCAACTTCGACGAAACTCTAGTAAACTTTCAACAATTGTTGAACCTCTCAAAAGACTCCAAAAGTCTGATAATGCTTATATCGAAAGTTCTTTATGAAGTAGGCGATGAAGCTAAAGAAATAGCAATGCAGGAATTAACCGATTATGCTCTACAATACGGCTCTGATCTTTTCATCACCTTGACAATTGTTGCTATGACCATTTTAGAAAACGATGGTGATAGCATGAGGCACGTGTTggatgaattgaaatcaattgGGCCTTCACATATAATTGCTGATAAACATAAAGAAGTACAACAATTGATTGAAGAGATACAGAAGAGACTAAAGATTACTTCAGACAAAACTTTAACTCAGAGAGCAGCATTCTTGTTTCCTAATAATTCCAATTCCTGGAACCATCTAGacgaaaaaattaaacaaaaaCTTTCCACAGACGgtcaaaacaaaattacTGCTGAGCAGTTGAGTAATTCGTACTGTAAGTTAAAGGACGTTAGGAGTATCCAGAAGAGTTTATTCCTGACACCTTGGAATAAAAATGCTATATCAGCTTTAAATGGTTGTTTCTGA